The following are encoded in a window of Fusarium oxysporum f. sp. lycopersici 4287 chromosome 5, whole genome shotgun sequence genomic DNA:
- a CDS encoding aspartyl aminopeptidase, whose amino-acid sequence MLALFRVSSRRASPFRTSIDTTPRLFPASFSTSSSIMAPPQEALDFIEFVNESPTPYHAVQSASARFEKAGFKLIRERDSWASTLRPGGKYYLTRNASTIVAFTIGRKWRPGNPVAIIGAHTDSPCLRLKPVSKKTNVGYLQIGVETYGGGIWTSWFDRDLSIAGRVLVKEGDNFVSKLIKVDKPLIRIPTLAIHLHRQTNFDPNKETELFPIAGLVAAELNKGTKDEKPEEKKDDNEEDEEFRPLKVMTERHHPQVLDVIAAEAGVEVSAIIDFELILYDTQKSCIGGLNDEFIFSPRLDNLGMTYCSVEGLIESVKDESSLEEDSTIRLTVCFDHEEIGSTSAQGANSNLLPSVIRRLSVLPGKDTASEGSYEAVHHDNEEATAYEQTLSRSFLVSADMAHSVHPNYAGKYESSHQPAMNGGTVIKINANQRYATNSPGIVLLQECARTAGVPLQLFVVRNDSPCGSTIGPGLAAALGMRTLDLGNPQLSMHSIRETGGTADVAYGIKLFKGFFENYGSLEPKILID is encoded by the exons ATGCTCGCTCTCTTTCGCGTCTCTTCACGTCGAGCATCGCCTTTCAGAACCTCAATTGATACTACCCCGCGTCTATTCCCAGCTtcattctcgacttcttcgtCCATCATGGCACctcctcaagaagctctcgaCTTTATTGAGTTCGTCAATGAGTCGCCAACCC CTTATCATGCCGTTCAGTCTGCCTCGGCTCGCTTCGAAAAGGCCGGTTTCAAGCTTATCCGTGAGCGCGACTCTTGGGCTTCGACCCTCCGACCTGGCGGTAAATACTACCTCACCCGCAATGCTTCGACTATCGTAGCCTTCACCATCGGTCGAAAGTGGCGCCCTGGAAACCCTGTCGCCATCATTGGAGCCCATACCGACTCTCCCTGCCTTCGACTGAAGCCCGTATCCAAGAAGACCAATGTCGGCTACCTCCAGATCGGCGTTGAGACATATGGTGGTGGTATCTGGACCTCGTGGTTCGATCGCGACTTGAGTATTGCCGGCCGTGTCCTGGTCAAGGAGGGCGACAACTTTGTTTCAAAGCTCATCAAGGTCGACAAGCCCTTGATCAGAATCCCAACTCTCGCCATTCACCTTCACCGACAGACCAACTTCGACCCCAACAAGGAGACCGAGCTTTTCCCCATTGCAGGACTTGTTGCAGCTGAGCTGAACAAGGGAACAAAGGATGAGAAGcccgaggagaagaaggatgacaatgaggaggatgaggagttCAGGCCTCTGAAGGTCATGACTGAGAGACACCACCCTCAGGTCCTTGACGTTATTGCAGCTGAGGCAGGAGTCGAGGTTTCTGCGATTATAGACTTTGAGCTGATTCTCTACGATACTCAAAAGTCATGCATTGGTGGCCTTAACGACGAGTTTATCTTTTCTCCTCGTCTCGATAACCTTGGCATGACATACTGCTCTGTAGAGGGACTTATTGAGTCCGTCAAGGATGAGTCCTCGCTTGAGGAAGATAGCACCATCCGGTTGACCGTGTGCTTTGATCACGAAGAGATTGGCTCGACCTCGGCACAGGGTGCCAACTCCAACCTGCTGCCATCGGTCATCCGCCGTCTGTCTGTTCTTCCTGGAAAGGACACTGCCAGTGAAGGTAGCTATGAGGCTGTTCACCACGATAACGAGGAGGCTACAGCATACGAGCAGACTCTATCACGATCTTTCCTCGTATCTGCTGATATGGCCCACTCTGTGCATCCCAACTATGCTGGCAAATACGAGTCTTCGCATCAGCCAGCCATGAACGGCGGAACTGTTATCAAGATCAACGCCAACCAGCGATACGCTACCAACTCCCCAGGAATAGTGCTCCTTCAGGAGTGTGCTCGTACAGCTGGCGTTCCTCTTCAGCTCTTTGTCGTCCGCAACGATTCGCCCTGCGGTAGCACCATCGGACCCGGCCTCGCTGCCGCTCTTGGTATGAGGACTCTGGACCTCGGTAATCCGCAGCTCAGCATGCACAGCATTCGTGAGACGGGAGGTACTGCCGATGTCGCTTACGGTATTAAGCTGTTCAAGGGATTCTTTGAGAACTATGGATCCCTGGAGCCCAAGATTCTCATCGATTAA
- a CDS encoding hypothetical protein (At least one base has a quality score < 10): MSMAVRSSWASQPCPTPSPHEVRKSSPSSPSTHSRRRGPHCTSNSSSNRWSTTGCGSLISSHPHSQASFSSPLSALHLNCVDVCFQPRSKNVKLCMVYCSPC, from the coding sequence ATGTCAATGGCTGTCAGATCAAGTTGGGCATCTCAGCCCTGCCCAACTCCCTCCCCTCATGAGGTGAGGAAGTCCAGTCCGTCCAGTCCATCCACTCACTCGAGGCGGAGAGGTCCTCACTGTACCTCCAACTCAAGTTCCAACCGCTGGAGCACCACTGGATGTGGATCTCtgatctcatctcatcctcactcaCAAgcctctttctcttctcctctgtcAGCTTTACACCTGAATTGCGTCGATGTCTGTTTTCAGCCTCGGTCCAAGAATGTCAAACTTTGCATGGTGTATTGCTCCCCTTGCTGA